In the Blautia coccoides genome, ATGCGGAAGCTGTGGCGGATGCGCCTTTTAAGCCGCAGATGAACCGGGCAGTATCGGAAAAGACAGCGGAGCATAGGAAGGAGAGGATATTAGCGGACAGTCCGAGAGGGCGCATTTCCGTAAAAGAAAAACTTGCCGAGATGCGGGAGAAGGCATACGGAAAGAAAATGCAGGAAAAGCCGGATTTGCAAAAAGGAAAGGGAAAAGAAGAAAGTTTATAAGGAGGACAAAAATGGAAACAGTAGGACAGAACACAAAACAGGTCATGGAGGAAAATGACGTATTAAAGCAGTTCATGGAGCTGCTTAACCAGCAGAACATGAAAGAGCAGTCACAGGATTTTATGGGGATTTTCTGGTATGTGGCGGGTATGCAGGTACAGCTTTCCGCAATGGTGGACGAGTTACAGGGTGTCCGGGAACAGCTTTCACAGATGCAGGAGAACCAGCCAAAATCAGTGAAAGAGAACCTCATGGATAAAGCGGCGCACCTTCAGGGGAAAATCACAAGCCTGTCGGAGCGCCTGACAGCGGTAAGAAACCGTCTGGTAGAAACAGCGGCACAGGCGGTCAGCGCCTTTAAGGAAAAAGGGAAAGCGGAGATGTGCAAGGTTCTCCAGAAAGGAATCTCCGGCGTGAAGTCCATGCTTTCCGATTACCGGGAACGTCTGGTTGAAGTGATGACGGATTTTGAAAAGACAGCCAACCAGATTGACAGCATCGGGGACGAACTGAAGCAGATCGGGAACAGCGTTTCCAACGTGGGCAGGCTGTTAGCCGGGAAAGGCACGAAAGAGGTATCGGACGAAAAGCCGGGTGTCGGTCTGACAAGGGCAATCAATACGCCTGTAAAAAAAGCGGTGGAGAACCTCCGGAAAAAGATTGATGCGGCGGATCAGGCATTTGAAAAGCTGGATCGGCTCTCTGACCGTCTGGATGCCGGGAAGGAAGCGGAGAAAGGCGGGCGGGTGTCCGTAAAGGATAAGCTGTCGCAGATGAAAGAAAAAGCGGGACAGCAGAAGAAAGCGCCGGAGCCGGACAAGGCAAAGGCGAAAAGCAAAGAGGAAAGTTTATAAAATTTATCAGCAAATAAAAATATCCAAAACGGGGGCAGACGGGGAAACTTATCTGTCCCCTGTTTTTATGGAGGAAAAGGAGAACGAACCATATGGCAGACGCAA is a window encoding:
- a CDS encoding DUF6674 family protein, with the translated sequence METVGQNTKQVMEENDVLKQFMELLNQQNMKEQSQDFMGIFWYVAGMQVQLSAMVDELQGVREQLSQMQENQPKSVKENLMDKAAHLQGKITSLSERLTAVRNRLVETAAQAVSAFKEKGKAEMCKVLQKGISGVKSMLSDYRERLVEVMTDFEKTANQIDSIGDELKQIGNSVSNVGRLLAGKGTKEVSDEKPGVGLTRAINTPVKKAVENLRKKIDAADQAFEKLDRLSDRLDAGKEAEKGGRVSVKDKLSQMKEKAGQQKKAPEPDKAKAKSKEESL